The DNA sequence gAGCTTACAGGCATTTCcagctccacagaaaaccagaaacttgcagttaaagcaacagcactcgaCATAAAACCcatccccaaaacacaaaacactcacactgaccacaggaaaagccttgaaaaacattggagaaaaatctaccaggtcccaggggtcagggctcagccattctggtgatgaacaagcatcaagggctgacatggcatcagagccacctccacatggccctcaccacctggaaccagtgtctccaagtcttgccttcagcagcctccagggacagggacctgcactggttgtttccttcacagctgtgtcagtgatggcacTTCATGGGgtcccaaacaccctcagaaacttggggtttccttctgcctttcacttcattggaggtttgttcagtttcagtatctgcagttcaggatcatgaCAGCAGAGGGCGCATTAACATcgaaaatgctcttacaagccaaggctgtgtgcatcattatcctaaaggcttcaagtctggtgtggatgattagggagatttcaggaatagccaaacagagagcatttgcaaaataaatagcaataaagccaaatttcttctatttccttccctgctcacccttccctccctttccagaacaggtggtatcagcagaCTCCAGTTCATATCGAAATGGAgcgtctcctgataaagactgaatatgtcagaaaagtgggtgcctaaatcagCATGTGAATCAGGAGATAgtccaggacacctcaagaagagtcacactcctctggatcaaaggtgggtgtccctggcagtctcaggtgccacagcacagcgatacttgtgttcaggagctggtcaagtgacccatctcctgttctgtaacggtgtctgagtttgctcaggtcacccctgacttgagccccatccactgctgggtgttctccagactcctgccttcaggaacaaaggcccaggagaccttgctggtgaagatggaggcaaagaagccatgaagaacctcagtcctgtctgattctactcttatgaatttcagcagcaggcccacatTCTCCCTGTCTATTCTTTCACTGCAAGTGAAGACGTGTCAGCTCATCTTTCTGCCCTCAGTCTCTCCTTCAGATATGAattccagggcagctttgtcatcatccccacatccatggacaaggtttctaaattcctcctttgcagcttcccctgcttccacctcctgtgtgctgcctttgtgccctggagctccatcagttcagaggagcagcctcacgagataaatacttcttttcatgggtacttggagagatcattcttgtgcttggagcagcctgtcctgtaaggctgatcagatttcctgagctccttcacccttctgagctgcttcccatggcaccacctgaatcagcacccccagtttgacaaagtcttctcctctggagcccaccagcttgtgctctgctgctggccttcctccctcccctctggtgcctgggacccctctgtgtcctggtcacaacagccaaggtggacactgatgttcacatccctcaccagcccttccttgtttcccagttccagatccagttgagcatcactctcattggcccacaatgcagacaggttaagcagttggcccaagatcctttggactgatggcacctgccactttgccaggccagttaatgtcagagcaattacagttccccataggaacctgcctattgactggtgacttcctccttgagttgctgacagaagatcttgtccatttctcctacatgatcatgtagtttgtaacacccaacacattgtcactctttattgggtttacatgacaaactcttggaactgggggtaggtgtgggtgtgctaGAGTTGTCACCTCTccgggaagacaacaggagtttgaccaatgtcagacagagccgatttcagctgctccaggatggacccacttcttgccaaatctgagacactcagtgatgctggcagcacctctgggatattgtatttgagaaagggtaaaaaacgctgcacaacagcaggtgggagagaggagggaggagatgggagagaaaagctctgcagacaccaaggtcatatcccataggacccaagcaggtccctcagcaggccaaagcttgctctcctgaaatcctgctcttggccttgttctcatctcccaggagcctcagctccactttccatccctgactgttccatcctgaccaactctttctggtttgtaagtgtgaagtcccacagggcacctcaccccactgactcctcagtcacccgtgtcaggaaatgttgtcaatgagctccaaaccctccttgtccccagccaggaacctgggaggtgtgggaccatagtcctgcccttggccttgcacagccccacatcacactgtcccaggaagggccctgggcaacgtgggagggacaggatctgtgttcccagggctggggtcagatcttggccctttggttaatggaacacatccaggtttactcagcatcagagagacctttactttgcttttcctgacctgtcatctctgcctccagttttcttctctaaccaaacctgagtattgtttctcagtagtgtccctcagtgtgacccaTAAACCTTACaataaactttggagtttgaatctgactttgacttcttgagaggtttcatcaacttcctccagggtctgaggcccatggactcagcaccaaacccaccagaggggtcattaaagcgccttgggctgctcctgtgctgctgagctgggctgggctcctgggacacagggagctcatggcagcggcagcgctgcagagagacagctctgcccaggagcagctcctctgcacacgcagcagggctgagggctctgcctgcagcaccgagagcacaggagccaggcacagagagggaaacgcagtctggggtgggaggatgctgagatgtCACTTGGAAAGAAATCTTCAGAGATATGAAGCCCGTGGCTAcagggcattgcatctgcaaatcttggtaggatctcagacagctgtcacattgcagagcctgcgagagatgtaagtacagctcccagagattctctgatcagaggagaggatgtgctgcagagcagggattgccttctgcactgccagagtgacaagacgtgaatgctgcgttctccacagggtggctgtggggtgtaaatgtaaatgtgcaggcaggggtgcccagggctgtcctgcagagcagggtccctgcaccccagggctgtgctgggcagggactctgccgcctgccagggtcagcgctcagcctgcccgggagagcccaacaacactgaggggagaagctgtggtggaggagcaaaccctactgggcaagaaaggtgcctctgctgtggagagggtgctgtgtgggtcagtgCTGCTCACACATCAAGATcacccccagcatttttccaagggGATGCCTCAAGaagaagatcaatgcaaggattaccaggcagataaggagctttcctgagcctgtcttttcagtttcctctcccaaggggtggggggtgcaggaaaggataaaatgaaaatgagctctcatgcttaaacaagtcaccgagactcctgaactgcaactgtgagtgatcagtacatctgccagaaggctcatgacatcccttcacctcccctctgcctgtgcacagcacctgcatcaccttggctggacccgtcagccttacactgacctgtcctgttttccagcctgcaaacaggaagatgcccccaggcagtgccctgtgaacaggcaggatctgtagggccgggggagggcacagagggtgggatggtctgtgagcactgacagggaagagacatggacagggaaacacctcccaggggagaatctccaggcagcagggaaatgatcagaaatgagaggaaaccaaacccggaatggttatgggagggagaacagagaaaagtccctgtgatcccctgcagtgcagatccctcctgtgagcagccccctggcctcctgtcccactcagcaaagcctctgccctcagggccgggggctccaaggcatgaagcagctcctgtgcagccagagctccagttcctctgcagagcacaggggctgagagcagctgcccggcagtgttggtgtctgggaggtggctgcacagctggggaagggtgacgctgtctgagtgcccggctgcctctgccctggcctctctcacacccaccctcaccgcattttccttcttgctcccctgctctgggtcactgctgttgggatcttgttcttgctgtcaggctctctggggatggcagtttcagctgcagagtcacagcctgatcttgtgggtcctttcctgcagctgtgtccatgggcacacgtgtcccagctttgctctgacctgtgggctgtgggcaatgcagtctgtggggctggggaatgagctgagtgtgtcctgggctaaacgtGGGGTGATGAGACCTTAGggaagggtgagacctgtcatggtctgaggtggatccctctgctctcagcagcgcctggtggcttttcagggtaacatgggagtgtgatcaggctccatctcagaaaggtgccagcccagggcagctggagcaagacagagggacagagcagctgccctcactctgcactgacccacaggcatcctctggtctcgcaggactcgctctgttctccctgagtgcagcagaaatgctgagggtttctgacacccaacaacactccccagggtgggaggaCAGAAGGAGCTGTAGAAACACCAAACCTCTCAAAGTCAGTTTCACAGGCCTGGgggtacagatgctgacagtcccttctgcaccaggagcggttccagctgacaaagctgaaccccaggactggcccctgcccacctgatcacacagggtcaggcTGAGTCCTCAGGAGCCCGtgggcagagaccctgctcttcattgcacactcatCAAGCACCGACGAGGGCTCCAGCAAGGAcattctcctggaaaaagaaaagtgtctctttgtctgacagggtgggagggtctgtgggaaatgggtTTGATTATTCCCAGAGAAGTCTCATCTAAACcttcactatcttttcctccttgcacaggtcctcatgcccacaggcagcaaatgtccaacagcagctccatcacccagttcctcctcctgccgttcgcagacacacgggagctgcagctcttgcacttctggctcttcctgggcatctacctggctgccctcctgggcaacggcctcatcatcaccaccatagcctgggaccagcacctccacacccccatgtacttcttcctgctcaacctcgccctccttgaCATGGGCACCGTCTCCACCAttctccccaagtccatggccaattccctctgggattccagggacatctcatacttgggatgtgcgacacagctctttttgtttgtcttcttgatcacagcagaCTATTGTCTActcaccatcatgtcgtacgaccgctacgttgccatctgcaaacccctgcactacgggaccctcctgggcagcagagcttgtgtccacatggcagcagctgcctgggccactgggtttctcaatgctctgctgcacacggccaatacattttcactgcccctgtgcaagggcaatgccctgggccagttcttctgtgaaatcccccagatcctcaagctctcctgctcacactcctacctcagggaactggGGTTGCTTGTGGTTGGTGTATTAGTAGcatttgggtgttttgtgttcatcgtggtgtcctatgtgcagatcttgagggccgtgctgaggatcccctctgagcagggacggcacaaagccttttccacctgcctccctcacctggccgtggtctccctgttcctcagcactatcatgtttgcccacctgaagcccccctccatatcctccccatccctggatctggtggtgtctgttctgtactcagtggtgcctccagcagtgaaccccctcatctacagcatgaggaaccaggagctcaaggatgccctttGGAAACTCATATCCTAGTATTTTCTAAAGCAATAAATTGCCCATCTGGTTCTACATAGACATTTTATTGTAACTAATTACAGgtccagcctgtcatctggattttttgattttattagttgttttcttattgtgataatgttgtcatcccctttctaattcactattggattttcttttataactgttggctgtgtaaatgagaagccatgctctccttgtctctaaacaaaataaaaggctctttagtgacttgtttatcactatatccttcctgcaagcccATTCTTAGAGCTCCCGGGATGGTTCCTGTGTACATgggtggaggggaaaagagtccatcgtggcagccctgccagggagcagcagcgcttgttgttccagagctgttctggttccactcccacactctccttctcatccctggtgttggtgcaaggcctgagtgttctggcagcttggtcaccgtcctgctgtgtgtcagtgctgtgagcgcaggcagggacaggcaatgggcactgctgtgacagagctggcctcacaacagtaCTTTTATACAGAAAAGTGATCTCCTTAGGGCAGTGCATAAAGGTTTAGGTCTTCTTGCAAAGATTCTCCCAAGaacatgcccaagaaagtgTCCCATAGACGAAACACCAGTGTACAggtgaacagtgtgtgtgtgcagggctggcacacagcagtgtcctctcacagccaggctcctgccagagacctgcaggaccagcagagcaggggctgggctgtgcccctgtgcactgggcaccccacagaagctgccccagggcatcgtCATGAACTGCCCCTCTTAACCACCATTTCTagctctggcctctctcccccaCTCACAGAGGTtgctcttccctccatggagggacactgaatgagcaggtcagaaatccatgtttgcATTGTGCAGATGAGAcgtgagcacgcacatcatgGATGTGAGGTGGGATGTATCCAAGAGagcacaaacaacatcagcTGTTCCTGGGGattccatgaaggcctgtgggacagacagtgtcttgaggtcacttcatgttggcagaaacatcctatgggaaacagcctgaatgcagcactgggttgtgcttccttgaactcaggtccccgtgtccattcctcctgagatctcagatgagtgcagagcagggtgacacaccacagggctgaggtgcctcctGTCCTTTgagagtggcaacaggaggccagagggaaaccaaggctacggcctctatgtgcaacagggaaagattctgtctctgaacacccctgggtgcagaaggagttCACAAGGCCAGCTCAGACTTGGATGGCAGACAGAActtggcatttctgtgtgtgactccaagAACAAACCTCAGTGGctcagtgagattcatctcagctgctggaatGGCTCATTGcgagtgctcctgtctgctccgtcacccttgcccatgatcctgggctgtgctctcaaaagtacCGGAGcactcagagaggttctgggatctttggaaaaggcagacatacaacccaacttcaagaagggctctttattaaaatccagctgttttcctcaagaagagctgctcctccacctcgtttagcgccagcagcacagggctcgcaGGGTCCATCGAGATCTTGTCTGCTTCCATGAAGAGCACACAGTGACAATAGTCTGAGTTGCCAGGGAGCAGATGGAGGGTTCGTTGTCCTGCTCCAAGGGCTGAAtggctgcaacagaaagaagcagaacccAGATGAGCTCCCATGTCTGCAGAGACCCTCAGGCATCCCCTCCCAaccacgctccctactcacctctgcagatctcaGACAGACTCTCCTTGCTTGGGTCCCTCAGGTGCcgcacagccagccctgggcacagagctccatcagcccctgctccctcccctcaccagggctgagcccaggggagagcaggagccgaGATGGTGGCACCGGGCAAGGCGGCCACCAAGGCCACCTgcgtgggcagggctgggaggggaggccaaggccctgcccggggcagccggggctctggcagccacagggctgctccttgtgccagggcagcagcggggactggggccaggctgccgaaagagggacccaggggctgtgactcaccgatgaacctcaaggcggcctctcgcaagctggcctgagcatcccccaGGTACAGCAGGCTCTGACTCAAGTATTcttcagccctgctcctgtcctgctccagctggagagagcacaagggtgtgagcacgtcactgtccctccccacttggctggatcagtctctcctccaGAAACCCACGTTCCTcttcccctccggccattcccgtgttccTGCCAGGAGCCCCGTGGGGCTGAGAGACAGACACAGGCCGAGaggtcccaggggtgctgagagccctccCTCCTGCGGGGTGCggggagggcagcgggacacagagaagagtccttgggggctctgttcttgaggacagggaacaaggatgcagctcggggctgcagcagagcaggggaggcacatctgcagagcccacagcacagacatgtggggcagccccgtccagcctgggccctgggccttggggcttgtcctcaccaagcactctccaatcctccatttctgctgtgcctgCACCAGATCTTCaagctgtttccacttgaggagctctgctgcactgaggagggcttccctggcaacctacggaacagcagaagctgggagatggcaccaCGGTTGGGGCAGGAGACCTGgtgtccccctgctctgggctttgttcCTGGGGCGATTCTGCCCTCAGGGAGTGgggacatgccctggcccaaacgcccaggggtctcttccctgcatCGCTGCTCGGCTttaaatctgtaccttggccacgctctgcacTTGGTCACTCATTcggaagaagagagggagcaggCCAAGTCGCACCATGTTCTTCATCTTTCTGTTGTCATTCCCCACCACCatcttcatcaggtctctgaagaggctgatggagatctttctcagctggctcagttcctgggagggagcagcacagtaggacctgagcaccagcagctctctgcccacggggagcagaagctcctgcatggctgatgggaggggagatgctccagggcgGCATtgtgcacactgcagttgtggccAGATCTGTGGCCCTGGGTCCATGAAAGGCCACTCATGAGACTtgctcaggcagtgcctgtgcctcaaagtgctctcccagccagccagcacccccagcagcctcagcagccatggtggggaggagctgtgggagcagcgggcagggagaagctgggctgggctgcagaacgcagaaaccatcccacaagagccccggggagaaagcaaaggagaagccCCTGCTTTgagtggctgggctgaagggcagctgtcaTTGTCCAGTGCCCACCCGCGGGGCtcagccttatacatcagccttatacatcagccttatacatcagccttacgTCATCaaagaagggcaggagaaattctgccagccGCACAGCGATGGGACTGgccttctccctctccagctgagccatcacgtttctgaagaTGACCAGAGCCTTCATCTTGATGGCCTTATtgccgtactgcaggacccacatcaggtctggcagcatgacctcCATTTTTCTGGCCTGTATGAAGAAGAGAGTTTCCGTCTTGGGATCAAgtcgatgcctggagagctccccaggcagcccccaggc is a window from the Columba livia isolate bColLiv1 breed racing homer unplaced genomic scaffold, bColLiv1.pat.W.v2 Scaffold_299, whole genome shotgun sequence genome containing:
- the LOC135578063 gene encoding olfactory receptor 14J1-like; the protein is MYFFLLNLALLDMGTVSTILPKSMANSLWDSRDISYLGCATQLFLFVFLITADYCLLTIMSYDRYVAICKPLHYGTLLGSRACVHMAAAAWATGFLNALLHTANTFSLPLCKGNALGQFFCEIPQILKLSCSHSYLRELGLLVVGVLVAFGCFVFIVVSYVQILRAVLRIPSEQGRHKAFSTCLPHLAVVSLFLSTIMFAHLKPPSISSPSLDLVVSVLYSVVPPAVNPLIYSMRNQELKDALWKLIS